One part of the Quercus lobata isolate SW786 chromosome 7, ValleyOak3.0 Primary Assembly, whole genome shotgun sequence genome encodes these proteins:
- the LOC115951961 gene encoding uncharacterized protein LOC115951961, with amino-acid sequence MSIARLLTEDSNHEPKKARMEIRPSLSFSDENKIGTIWPHDDALVVTLRIGGYDVKRILIDQGSGAEIIFLDLYKGFNLKLEDLTAYDSHLVSFDGKVVILIDQIRFPVQVGLEVMEVDFIVVDVYSPYTAIVARPWLYALGAISSTLHLKVKYLSRDQIEEFMGSQSMARQCLVGAQLPPLEKEELLAFLRRNIDAVSEEAKCERLEEIAIDGNPEKFFQNTYEAPGVDPYFICHHLNVNPAVLSRKQPPRRSSKKHSDAIKEKVNKLKHSGAIKEVFYPEWLANIVVVKKKNEKWQQGLTEDFKGAISLETSEKRDQVASKA; translated from the exons ATGTCTATAGCTCGGCTACTCACCGAAGACTCTAATCATGAGCCGAAAAAGGCTAGAATGGAGATTCGACCATCGTTGAGTTTTTCGGACGAGAACAAGATTGGAACCATATGGCCACATGATGATGCTTTAGTGGTCACCCTCAGGATAggagggtatgatgtgaagaggaTATTAATAGACCAGGGCAGTGGTGCAGAGATTATATTCCTTGACTTGTATAAAGGGTTTAACTTAAAGCTCGAGGATTTGACAGCCTATGATTCACATTTGGTAAGCTTTGATGGGAAAGTTGTCATCCTAATAGATCAGATTAGATTTCCTGTGCAAGTAGGTTTAGAGGTAATGGAGGTGGACTTTATTGTAGTGGATGTTTATTCTCCTTACACGGCCATTGTGGCTAGACCCTGGCTTTATGCCCTAGGAGCTATTTCTTCAACTTTGCATTTGAAGGTGAAATATCTGTCAAGGGACCAGATTGAAGAGTTTATGGGGAGTCAATCCATGGCTAGGCAGTGCTTG GTCGGAGCTCAATTGCCTCCTTTGGAGAAGGAAGAACTATTAGCGTTTCTGAGGAGGAATATTGATGCAGTATCGGAAGAGGCAAAGTGTGAGAGGTTGGAGGAAATTGCTATAGATGGTAATCCggagaagttttttcag AATACTTATGAAGCTCCAGGGGTGGATCCATACTTCATTTGTCATCATCTGAATGTTAACCCAGCTGTCCTCTCGAGGAAGCAACCACCTCGACGCTCATCTAAAAAGCATTCTGACGCTATTAAGGAGAAGGTGAACAAGCTTAAGCATTCTGGGGCTATTAAGGAAGTTTTCTACCCTGAGTGGTTGGCCAATAtagtggtagtgaagaagaagaatgagaagtgGCAG CAAGGACTTACTGAAGATTTTAAAGGTGCAATAAGCTTGGAAACAAGTGAAAAGAGGGATCAGGTAGCATCAAAAGCCTAA